GAGGTTACGTCTCCCGAGTCGGGGTCACGCCTGCGTCCGAATCAGGTTCCCGGCGAGCAGCGCGGCCGTCACCGCGATGGCCGCCAGCGCGAGGAACAGACCGCTCGACGACGCGTAGGTCAGGATGACCCCGGCCATCGCCGCGCCGAGCGCCCCGACGCCGAACACGCCGAGGTAGGTGTACCCGTACGAGAGGCCACGAAGTCCCGCCGGGGTGTACTCGGCGACCGTCGCCTGATAGAACGGCTGGACGAGGAAGAGCATGAATCCGAGGACGGCGCTGACACCCAGCAGAGCCACCAGCCCGGCGTTCGAGGCCGGAACGAAGATGACCGCGACGACCGCGAGTCCCGCGAACCCGAGCATGATACCGCGCTCGGTCTCCATCCTGTCGGTGAGTTTCCCGCCCGCGTACTGTCCGGCGATGCCGACCATGAGCAGTCCGGCGTACAGGTACCGCGAGGGTTCGAGGCTGCGGCCGCCGAGCGAGACGGGGTCGAACATCGGCAGTCCGGCGAGCAGGTCGGGCAGGAACGTGAGCGTCCCCCGGTAGTAGAGTCCCGAGCACATCACGATGGCGAACACCGCGGCGAACCCGGCGGTGAACAGTCGCCGCGACTCCGAGACCAGTTCCGACAGCGACGAGACGGTGTCGGCTTTGGAGTCGCTCGTCCCGCCGTCCGTGGCTTCGACCGAGGCGGTCTCGTCGAACTCGACGGTGAGCGACAGCAGGACCGCGACGCCCGCCGGAATCGCGAGCAGCGCCGTCACCTGTCGCCAGTCGAACGCCAGCAGCAGGAGTGCGGTGGCCAGCGGACCGAGCGCGATGCCGAGGTTCCCCGCCATCCCGTGGTAGGCGAACGCGGTGCCGCGCTGGGAGACGCCCTTGCTGATGAGCGACAGCCCCGACGGGTGGTAGACGCTCGCGGCGGCCCCCCAGAGGAGGAGCGCGACGGCGACGAACCCGACGCTCGGGGCCACGCTCAGGAGCAGGAACGACGCTCCCATCCCGACGAGACAGGCGATAATCAGGGGCCGCGAGCCGTAGGTGTCCGCCAAGATTCCGCCGGGGAGCGCGCCGAGGCCGAACAGTCCGTACCCCATCGAGACGACGAGTCCGATGGTCGCGGGCGTCACGGAGAACGCGTCGAGCCAGACGGTCACGAGGATGGGAATCGAGAGCTCGTAGGTGTGAACCATCGCGTGGGCGAGCATCGCGACGCCGACGATGGAACGGTCGTTGTCGTTCATACTGAGACGGTGTGGATGCTCGTAACGCGTCGGCCCGAACGTATAAACGGCGACCCGGATGTAATCGGCCGCGGCGAGCGACTCCGTCCGGACGACCGACCGAGGAGCGACGCCGAACCGTCGCCGGTCAGTCTCGGAGCGCCTCGACCGGGCGCTCGTTGGCGGCCTTCCACGCGGGGTAGAGACCGCTTATCACCGCCGCGCCCACGCCGAACGCGAACCCGAGACCGATGTACCAGAACCCCTTCGCCGTGAACGCGAACGGGTCGCCGAGGAGTTGCAGGTTGATGAGCAGGCCGAGTGCGACGCTCAGCACGGCACCGACGAGCGCGCCGACGAGTCCGAGGAGCGCCGACTCTCCGAGCATGAGTCGCAGGATGTCGTACCGGCCGTAGCCGACCGCCCGGAGGACGCCGATTTCCTCGCGGCGCTCGATGACGCTCATCAGTTGGACGTTCAGGATGGAGATGCCCGCGACCAGCAGCGAAATGCCGCCGACTCCGAGCAGGAAGAGGTTGATGGTGGACATCTGCTGGTTGAACCGCTCGATGGAGTCCTTGAAGTCGATGATGCGGTAGCGGTCCTCGCGGCCGAACCCGAGACGGTTGCGGAGCATCACCGCCGTCTGGTTCGCCTCCGTCGGGGAGTCCGCTCGAATCTGGACCTGCGTGTAGTTGTCGCCCGCGAACGTGGACATCGGGACGAGAACGCCGTCGTCGAGGCTCTGGAACGCGCCGCCCCGCGGTTGGTCTTCGAGGACGGCCGCGATGCGGTAGGACTCCCCGTCGAGGGTGACGCTGTCGCCGGGCCCGACGTCGTAGGTGTCGGCCGTCTCCGCGCCGACCAACACCTGCTTGCGCCACGTGTCGGGTATCGTCCCCCGCTCGGGCGAGAGGCGCGTTCGGGCGCCCTCGACGCCGTACACCGAGACCGACCCGGACTGCCGGAGATGCGTGAGCGTCCCGCGACGCTGCTTCAGCGCGTACACGTCGTCGTCCCCGTCCACGTACGACTTCACCTTCGAGACCTGACTCTGGGTGAGGACCCTGTCGGCGTCCTCGCCGGGGACCACCAAGACCGTGTTTCCGAACGTCGCGCCTTGGAGGAACGAGAGCTTGAACGCGACGCCGAACACGCCTAGCGAGGCGATGGCGACGACGCCGATGACGACGCCGAGCATCGCCAGCGCCGACCGGGTCTTGGCACGAGCGAGGTTCCTGCGGGCCAGCATCGCCAGCGGGAAGCGCTCGAACAGCCAGTCCATCATCGGAGATTCCCGTCCACGAGTTCGATGGTTCGGTCGGCGAACTCGGTCACCTGCTCGTCGTGCGTGACGGCGACCACGGCGACGCCCTCGTCGGTGATGCGGCCGAACTCCCCGAGCACCTGCGACCCTGTGTCGCGGTCGAGGTTGCCGGTCGGTTCGTCGGCGAGCAGGAGGTCGGGGTCGTTGACGAGCGACCGGGCGACCGCGACGCGCTGTTTCTGTCCGCCGGAGAGTTGGTTCGGCAGGTGGTCGAGTCGGTCGCCCAGTCCCACGCGTTCGAGCAGTTCCGTGGCCCGCCGGTGGGTGGTTTTCCGGTCGCGCTCCAGTAACCGGGGGACCTTGACGTTCTCGACGGCGGACAGCGTCGGGATGAGGTAGAAGTTCTGGAACACGAACCCGACGGTCCGCTTGCGGAGTTGCGTCCGCTCGGCGACCGAGAGGTCGCTCACCGCCGTCCCCTCGACCGAAACGGTGCCCTCCGTGGGGGTGTCGAGCAGACCGAGTTGGTTCAACAGCGTCGATTTGCCGCTCCCGCTCGGACCGACGATGGCGACGAACTCGCCCGCCCGAACCGTCAGGTCGATGCCCTTCAGCGCCCGCAACACCTCCCCGCCGGATTCGTACTCCTTGACGAGGTCCCGCGACCGGATGACCGCCGACCCCTGTCGGTCGGCCTCGGCCGCGTCCCCGACCTGATTCTTCTCGGGGGAGACGGAGGTGTCCTCGGCCGTAGCGGGGCCGTTCTCGACCGTGGCCGAACTATCGTCGGCCGTAACGGAACCGTCGTCAGTCACCACCGAACCACCTCCACCCGCCGACGAGCGCGACCACTCCGACGAGGGCGACGCCACCTATCGCCGTCAGCGGAAGCGACGAGTCCGAGTCGACGACTTCGTCGGCGCGGTCCGGGGCACGTCGTAGGTCAGCGAGACCGTCCGCACGCGACGCACGTCGTCCACGATGTAGCTCACGCGCAGCGGAATCGTCACCGACGAGGCGTTCGAGTCGAGGTTCGCCTGCACTTTGAACGAACTGAAGTCGCTCGACGGAATCTCTCCGACGAAGTACTCCGCGGTCGATTGACCGGGGCTGACGTTCGAGTTCGACTGGACGCCGACGACCACGCTCAGCACGTCGGTCGTGCCGACGTTGCTCGCGCTCCCCGTCACCTGCAGGGTCTGGCCCCGCCGGGAGACGGAGATACCGGTGAGATTGACGGCCCCGGGATTCGAGAGTTCCGTCAGCGTCGGCGTGAGGGTCCGAGTGACCGACCGCTGGGTCCCGTTGGCGGTCGTGTATTCGAGGTCCGCCGTCAGGTTCACCGTCTCGGACGTCTCGCCGCTCACCTCGAAGGAGAACGTCTCGGTCGCCGTTCCCGATAGCTGGGCGACGTTCCGCCGGTTGTCCTTCACCGACACCCCGTCGCTCTGAACCTGTAGCTCGACGTTCCGAATCGGCTCTCGGACGCCGTTCGTCAGCGAGACGTTCAGCGTCGTCCGACTGCCGGGCAGGGTCG
This portion of the Halorussus sp. MSC15.2 genome encodes:
- a CDS encoding ABC transporter permease, with amino-acid sequence MMDWLFERFPLAMLARRNLARAKTRSALAMLGVVIGVVAIASLGVFGVAFKLSFLQGATFGNTVLVVPGEDADRVLTQSQVSKVKSYVDGDDDVYALKQRRGTLTHLRQSGSVSVYGVEGARTRLSPERGTIPDTWRKQVLVGAETADTYDVGPGDSVTLDGESYRIAAVLEDQPRGGAFQSLDDGVLVPMSTFAGDNYTQVQIRADSPTEANQTAVMLRNRLGFGREDRYRIIDFKDSIERFNQQMSTINLFLLGVGGISLLVAGISILNVQLMSVIERREEIGVLRAVGYGRYDILRLMLGESALLGLVGALVGAVLSVALGLLINLQLLGDPFAFTAKGFWYIGLGFAFGVGAAVISGLYPAWKAANERPVEALRD
- a CDS encoding MFS transporter gives rise to the protein MNDNDRSIVGVAMLAHAMVHTYELSIPILVTVWLDAFSVTPATIGLVVSMGYGLFGLGALPGGILADTYGSRPLIIACLVGMGASFLLLSVAPSVGFVAVALLLWGAAASVYHPSGLSLISKGVSQRGTAFAYHGMAGNLGIALGPLATALLLLAFDWRQVTALLAIPAGVAVLLSLTVEFDETASVEATDGGTSDSKADTVSSLSELVSESRRLFTAGFAAVFAIVMCSGLYYRGTLTFLPDLLAGLPMFDPVSLGGRSLEPSRYLYAGLLMVGIAGQYAGGKLTDRMETERGIMLGFAGLAVVAVIFVPASNAGLVALLGVSAVLGFMLFLVQPFYQATVAEYTPAGLRGLSYGYTYLGVFGVGALGAAMAGVILTYASSSGLFLALAAIAVTAALLAGNLIRTQA
- a CDS encoding ABC transporter ATP-binding protein, coding for MRSRDLVKEYESGGEVLRALKGIDLTVRAGEFVAIVGPSGSGKSTLLNQLGLLDTPTEGTVSVEGTAVSDLSVAERTQLRKRTVGFVFQNFYLIPTLSAVENVKVPRLLERDRKTTHRRATELLERVGLGDRLDHLPNQLSGGQKQRVAVARSLVNDPDLLLADEPTGNLDRDTGSQVLGEFGRITDEGVAVVAVTHDEQVTEFADRTIELVDGNLR